From Bactrocera oleae isolate idBacOlea1 chromosome 4, idBacOlea1, whole genome shotgun sequence:
GGCTCCACGTCCGGACTCGTTGAGAGGTGTTGCAAGAGGAATTCATCTGTCTGCGATAGCCACAAATCAACACCGCGCAATGGATCATAATTGAAGGGCCCGATACGCAACATGCCCAATGAGGAGTCGTAAATGTCCAAGACCTGTAAGGGTAGAGTAGAATGCAAAGTTATACAGAATATagaacaaatatgtacatatgtatatgtatgtaactgaaATAGAGATGATTTAATTAAATGAGatagtataatttttaaaattttggacgATAAAAAATTAGTTGGCTATCTTCTTTTTAGTTtactaaaaacataaataaacaattttttagcaaaacaaaaaaattatataaataaaattaaataaaaaaaaatttagttattaacAAACTAACATAacttatttgattaaaataatatttttatgcatgcagtaaataaaatactgtTAAAATAAACTCCATGACATATAGTTATATCAATAATGATATAATTTATTCAAAtctccaaatattttatattttttttttatactcgtataatatattatatttaccgaTTGTGCGCCCATGAAATTGCGAGCATCACGCAATTGTCTGTCCGGTCCTCGATCTAGAAAAGTTGCTGGGAATATTTCACCGGTTTTTATGTTAACACCAACACCATATATGATTGGGTAGTTGATATCGCCACGCAGTATGGTGTTTAGCTCACCGACGCAGGCTTGAGTCAAATCGATTTCGAGATGATGTTTATGGAATGATTCTACGGTgaagagaaaaataataaaatatatgtagtttattatgaaaaatatgttcattgctcgattaaaaatataaataaaatttaaatattatatattaaaaattttcatgtgtatatatgtataccacacatgaaaatattaataaaaaaacaatattatattaCCGAATTTATGTATGGATTATATTATAAAGACATAACTTCACCTACACTCTTgagattaatttcaaaaaaaaaatccaaaattaaaatacatcgCTGTTGTCTGCCGTACTCCATTTACCCAAAGAGGTAATGTTCCCATTTTAAGCAACAACCTCCTCGTGAATTATGTTCTAAATGGCCTTTGAACAGTCATTGTTGATGATGAGGTAGAGTTTTTTTTTCCTAAAACTGAGGTAGTCCTTGCCCAATCGCATTTCCAATAGCAGGttgatattatatttaccaAGTATTTGCTCTAAATTTAAAAGAATGCCTTGTAAGCAAAGAATTCTCGTAAAAACTTCCCACAAAAAATATCATTAGAACTTTCTGACCGAAGATCTACTGTTAAACCGGATCGGACCTAACCTCAAAACCACCACTAAAGAGTGTTTAAGTAAGCACTATAACGTCAGCAACTATCAGAAAGTTGTGGTTCATAATAGAAATACCTCCATAACCGAGTCCCGATTTTAACGATTTTCAAGTACTGTTCATTTAGCTTTtagatgttatcgtcattaacaaagGTGAATGGGCGACTCGCTCACAAGTTTTTGTGGACTTCACGGCCTTGACCGAATGCTTTTTGCCACTCACATACTCGAGTTCGCTTAAGTCTGCGCGCGCAGTTTATGTGGACCAGTCCGGGTCATATTTGTTCAGTTGGTATCTTTTTGTTTGCAAAGAGATACCTTAGGCAAGGTattacattcatatattttttcaatgactaaaaacttttataaaatatctgTTTACTTAAATGTTTTCAAGGCTTTCTttgaacacatacacacattcgtTGAAATATATTCACTAAAAACTGTGTCCGTCTAAGCTCATAGAGATTCAGTTCTTAGTTCAAATAAAGTAAGATATTTTATgtatcaatatgtatgtatgtaaataaacaatacatgctttctttataaaaaattccGTCTACTTACGCATTATGCTGTAGAAAACCTCCTCGCCGTATCCTTGTGGATCTCGGTAGCCACCAATTAATTGCAACTCAATACGTCCCTCTGGATAACCTATGGCCAACTCTTGGACGCGTGCAACCATTGTGCAGACAGCCTCGTCTATACCGTTGCCATCGAAGTGCGCCAAAGCCACAGCGCCTGAACCTATGCAACAAAAAGGTACAAGATGTTAAAGGATTAATGATGGCGTCAGCATAAGAAATACTTTTGTTACAAACACAAATGCTACTGCTAAATAAAAGTGCAAGAAAAGTAGTAGCTGATAAAGGAAACGGAACTGGGCATCTTTCATCTTGAGTAAAATGAAGCCAATTTGAACGAAAGCATAAaacttctatgtatgtatgcatgtgtgtattatTACCTGAATGCCTGACCACAACAATAATGCACGTTGTGGCATCGTCGGCGCCAATAATGTTGATGTTCTTGTCGTGCGGCGCAGCAGCGGCCATTTCACGTTGGCCAACATAGAGCAGACCCACTGGGCCCACCGACTTTCTTGGTATGGAGAGTAGTTGTTGGGCATAATCTCTGTAAACGGGATGCTGTAAGAAGAGACTGTTTGTGTCCATTGGACAATCGTCCTGTAAGACACCGTTCAATACCAACACCATTTTGTTGTGTGTtgctctttgattttttttttttttttttgttattagacTCTAAATAGGAGTTCTGATaagtgctttttgtttttgttgttgttttattaaggAAAGGTAGATTCGTATTTCACGTTTCAAAGTGTAAGTAGTAGGTGAGAGAGAGCTTTGTCGGTTTTTGGTCTTGTTCTGGTTTTTAACGATGTTTTAAACCATATTAAATctgtgaataaataaaaaatatgaaaatttgtgtTAGAATAAGtaccatatttttaataattttaaaattttttattaatataagacctaaactcataaaaatatatttttttactaatatttaaCATAAAGTAATTTGCTCAATATTTTAGAGTTAACACAAAGACCAGAGACCATCATCTGCCAGAGCCGTTTATCCAAATGACatgaaaaaatcgaatttaattattgatgTGGTACACTCGagaatattattgatttttattattttctatgttTAATAACCGAATGTGACGCGTTGAGTTGATCTGTATTAAGAAACATAACAATTTTAATCTCGGTCAGGtgatttttatatgaattgCGATCAGCTGATTTCAGAGAaactcaaaattcaaaaaagaaGCAGATAGAAAACACTTAACTtctcataattttaaaaattcgatagaaaatatttttactcaatCGGCTTTAATGCCACTTAAAATTGAGAGTTTAAATCACCCAGCTAGGCAGCTATCGATTAAATCACCGGTTAATTATCCAACAGCGCTACCaaagttttttgttaaaatttctatGAGTTTCATAATGTCAATTGACAATTCTAAACTTTTGTGTACGTGTGATCGTTCATCCTTTGGGTCATATGAGTTGCACGGTGCGTATGTTAGATTCCGTGCTaattctttcaatgtattgGAGTTTCGGTAGATGTGACTAGGCACCTACCCGACTTTGACAGGTTGAGTCGTGTAGgcttgacgtttagcaattgcaaAGACTGGAACGTCCAGGTTGACAGTTGACAGATTGAATTcagtttatttaatattgacAGTTCAAATTTTGGCCGTTTTAATATgccaaaaaatcacaaaaaaattttatacaataaattaaatacataatcATTTTAATCGTAATACATGATGATGAgccaaaattacaattttgtctgatctggctacaatgcaaaatgttGGAATGAGTTCaacaatttaaaatcaaattaaaaaaaaaaaaatcaatttatatgaATAAATGTAACTTTATGAGCTGTCACTACTAAATCCAACACAACACAATTATAAATTCACTCATTCAAGACCCAAGAATAATATTTGAATTGtagatatattgtacatacatgcatacatgcaagAAAGTAGTTTTCAATTTACCTCCTCCAATGGACAACAATGGACACCAACGGTGTAAAAATTGGCTCACACAAGGCACCAGGCAGCAGCGAATTGCTACCGCGAACAAGCGCGCTTTTATGTTAGTGAAATGCCTGAGTATGGTTCACGGCAAAGGATGCGCTGAAGATGAGGCAAGCGCAAAACAGACACAAGAATCCAGGTGCTTATgtaacataaatttattttcatactaatgtgcaaacaaacaaaaatacccGGTAGGAAAAACGTATGTAACTTTTACTAGTAGCATCTGGGATGATTTAAGGGAAGCATTTGAAGATTTTTAAGAGTAAAGCTAAGCTTTGGTATGAATCTCCTCCACCTAAAAACTCGTTAGATATTATAACAGGTTTATATCCGGAAATAGGTTAAATATATAACGTTCAAAAACCTTCCGTATAATTTTAACTTGActtaaataactttaatttgttttaaaaacgaacaaaatcaattggaaataatcaaatttcaaaaatactaaTCAActtaacttgaaaaaaaattgaacgacgaatttgcttgtaaatttgtatttgcaatGGAATCACGACTATGGAATGGAATCGTTGGAAATGTGTCAGAAATGTTTTAGGGAgtttactttatcacgaacacaagtatttgattaGCATAAAGATGTTAGTTAAGGTCGTAAAGTCATAGAAAACTTGCCTTATGCGAATCGTCTATAGTTAAAGAATcagtgcttgaaaattgtcGCGTTGTCATCAGAGAGATAGTAGAGGATCTCAAAATCTCTTATGAATCAAcccaacacattttggttaattagACTCATATCAAAATAcatgaatcttttgcaaaaacgttGTTGAGTAGACCACGGAAAAGATATGCTTGAAAAGGTAGCAGAAGACCCTTTACTCATCAAAGAGAGCTCAAAATGTTTGAATTGTTCACAAGTCGAAAATTTGTTGCTCAAAATCTACATAGAGTCTAAAGAGCGAACTGAACCTAATGTTACACCAATTTCTATTTTAAACTTTATAGCATTGGATCAATACCAAGTCATTTTAGGGTATGCATGTAAGTATTAATCTTACAAAATCTCTGTTTTTTTCGCgctgcaaataaacaaatacctATATAATGATTAAACACGGGCACTTGTGTTGAATGTTCtttggattttttaaaaattaaatgggtACGATTAATGGTAATCAGCTGATCTCAACTGAATTTACAACTCATCAATCAGTGGATGAGGTATAGAAATTCTCTGCAGGGTACGCAGTTCttcatttgcatataaataatatatattcttttacttttatttctgcGTTAAGTGCTTGTGTGGTTGTGTGAAAAATTTGTGGCTAGTTGATTCACATGTTTGATAATAATTCCTGCTGCTGTCCATTGTTGCCGCTCTGCGTAGCTGCTGTAGCTTCTGGTAGCTTGTGCCCAGACGTAGTACTTGCAGTTGGGTGTGCATCTAGCTGATTTTGGCGTTCGTATCGTAAATATGTTATgtcttcatattaaaaatttgtcatTGCCTCATATCTTTGTATGGATGCTGCATCTACGGCGTTCATAAACTACTTTGTTGTACAACTCCACTCGGGTTTTGCAATCCAGCTGCACTCCCTCTCTTTCGGAATGCTCATTTCTTTAGCTGAATTATGCCAAATTGAAAACGGCTATGTCCGCAATGGCGAAGTTGGCGTTGAAGATGGTgcgaaaatttatgttttacatgtcgttgaaattaaaattgaatttattgttATATGACAGTAGTATATTGGGTACACACTGGATTCATGTGTACtcgtatgtaaaaaattatgcttgtatttttttttttttaattaaagagaTAGCGTAGGTGAGGGTTATAACAATTTACACTTTTGGGTTCTGCGAAATATTGCTATTCTTCTTTCTAGGTTTCTTAAGTAAATTAGGTTATGATgtcattaaaatgcaaatatctctctaaaagcataaaaaaacgATTTTGAAGGTCTGAACTCATAGCGTTGAACTTTCAAGAACTTTGGATCTTCACCGATATGGCTCTTGGCATTATATTAGACAAATGTATATAGGTCAATCAAGTATCTGGTTTTTTGTTTGAAGGTCTGAGCTTGAACTTTCAGGAACTCTGGATCTTCAGCGGTAGGGAtcttgaaattatattatattgtagaaATGTGTAAAGATCAATAAAGTATCTAGTGCTTTGAAGATATTACTTTCTACGAAAGGTAAACTTAATTTTCCTTGGTTATTTTGATGTGATATTCGTTCTCTTAATTCAGCGCTGATGTCATCTATTATCTTACAATTATGTTCGAGTTGTGAGGTGAATAAGAGTCCATcagtaataatatattttttttcaagaattaTACTTAGTGATTATAAAATATCAAAGACAAAGACAGATCATCAATATTCAAAGCTTTTATATAAGAGCGAACgccattttattatataatctgAGTATGAGCCATCGTGAGCCTTCCTCATGGGTTCGTTATTATACTACATTTAAAAGGGAAGTGAAGTTTCAAGTTGTCCTTCTCTTTTCGAAATGAGTTTAGAAATGATACCAGAACTATGATGTACCGACATTTGTACGAAAGAAAACTCACTCTTCGGGTGTTGATTTCTGATTTTTCAGATAAATGTTCTCTAAATTAGATTGTTACCTACTGTAGGTCAgtatataacttttaaatttcatgCAGATAATTTTGCCTTCATACAAAGCACTAGTAGGAGTCCAGCTTAGACCAACTTGACATCTCAATTATATTGAAAGTACGTTATTGGAAGCCTAGAGCATAACATAATAGCAAGCTCGAGCGCAATTCGTTCTTCTTTCTAGACATGCTAACTGTGGTACATCTAACACGTGagttagataaaaaaaaaaaacattgtcaTGATGCAAACAGCCGCAACAAAAGACTCGATAAAAATTTGCAGTGAGCATAGTCAGGCTCATGTCAACAATTTATGGCACAAATGAGCAATAGAAGCACTATATTTACTGCCACTGGAACATCTAactgcatttatatatttagatatgtaaCACCACAGTCTTAGTTGGCATAGAATGTAGAGACAAGTTTGAATATTCGCTCGTCTAGTTCACTCTTATTGCTGCGCGATCAGTTGGCTATGACTGTGCGCCCAACGCAAGCGAGATATGGAGCACGAGCACACGGCGTTTTAATGGGCGCATGTCAGCAGCGACAGACTCATACTTCTCCGCTCTGCATTTGTTCGTTCGTCTATATTGTAAACGCTATATATTGCTTGGGATGTACGtgtgtgtctgtctgtctgttggTGGATTCGTGTGTGCCACTGCGCTGCGGTCAATTGTTGCGgtgacatttttattaaattattgaagaaaattGTTGACTTGTGCTCTTAATTGCTATTAACTGTTCATACGATTGTTGATTTCACCATAcacttatgcatacatacagacatagaATTCTACATATGTAgtacaaataaacatacatatatgcttgtcTGTTGATTCTTATTCACATTCAGTTCGTGTCActcgcagttgttgttgctttttcaattttttgtatgGTGTCATCGATTGACACTTTCATTCATTGATTGTGACAAACATTCGTCCAGTTGGCAGTGCTCTGTAGTGGTCCATCTAAAATGATTAGATGCGTTAATTGGTGATACAATGTGCTAGTTAGCGAAAATCTAATTGAAATTGAGTGTCTACAATGACTGTTATGCCATTTCAATGTATCGCACCCGATAGTTCCCGAGCTCTTAAGATAAACAGTTCGTATTGCTAAGCAAAAATTTTTCGTCGTTTAGACCACTTCGTCTTCGTCTTCGTCTTTACGGAACTGAGCCCGTGTTCGATTCCCTGGACCAGAAGACACGGTTACAAGAGGTAGTCTGATCTCTGCTTTTGACATGTTGTCATAAATGTTAACATGGCTCGACTTCGGTGAGTCGAGACTAGTCTGTAAGAGAATATCTGTTACCGAATCGATTTAGTTCTTATTTAAGGCGAACTTACAATGTCTGGACTCTATGATCCTTCCGTGAGTTCAATATTGACAAAGATCAGtcgtttcaaaagttcaaacTATACAACTATTAAAGCTTTAGTCTCGATAGTttagaatattttcaataatatttgtgAGAATtgagattttatttttgaatatatctCTTCCGAGTGCGATAAGCTGGACCAAAGTACCTTGGCGATCGGGCACAGCAAGTTGTTcttttacattaaattctgGCAGACCTAATAAGAGTGTGATCAAAGTTTGTGTCTATAAATTTCTGGAAGGTAGAAGGAAGCGGTTGATGAAGTTAACTCAGCTAAAAGGTTTCGAGCAAAATAATtcgattttattacatttagttAAACGCGCTGAACTAGATtcctcttaaaaatatttaataatttaaattgtaagCATTAAATACAAACGAGATGGTCTTTGAAGTAAAGGTGCGTTTCTTTTCTGCATTGTGTTAGGCTCATTGGACTTCCTTACTCTTTACTGGGATACAGAAGCAAATCAAATAATTGGGCCTCATTTATCAATCAGCAATCAAATTGAAGAAGAAACAAACCTTACTAAAACCAATATCGGCTGGAGGCAATCTTATATCTATTGGTGACATTTTAACCGCCACCTACTGTTCCAATGCCTACAGCTCACAAAGTTCTCTCAAGCTTCTATTTAAACAATTCTTTGTTCGTGTCTTCCTCACGGATCTGCTTGAAAATTGCATATGACAAGTGCAATTGAATTATTTACTTTGGCGCAGCGTTAAATTGATTGAAATCAAATCGAGTTAAAGTTCAGTGGtaggcaaaaacaaaatcaaactaaaatgagaaaacaaagacaacaaaaacaaatgcagagaaatgttatatttttttttaaagaaaaggaGATATTTGTGGCGGCTGAAGCAGACAGCATCATGGAGGTTGCAGGTTGGAACCACGAATAAAACCAACTACTTAGCAATTTTCTGCACGTTCGCCTCTTGGCAGATGTGGTGGATTGTGATTGCAACGCTGCGGGACGTGCAGAGCGAGCgatacgctgatgatgtggcgtATAGGCTCGAATAAAGGCCCAGTATGAGCGCAGAGTAAATATGGCAATGGCATAAACAACAGTTGGCATCCGCATATGAAGATATTTCtctacttatatttttatatataaaagtgtatttcattatttatgCACGTAGCTGTAAATATGTTAGACGCAGCGATAACTGACGATGCGGAAGAAAAGGAAGGCGGTGTTGGGCCTTCTGAGCTGAGGTGGCGGCGCAGGAGTTGTTGCCGGCAGTAACAAATGCAACAATGTATGACTGCACAATCGCGCGAACGAgtcacagcaacagcaacagcaacatcacCTTCGCCATCAACAGCAGTAACAACATGTTCCCGCAAATGAATTCATATTCGTCCATGCATGAAGAATTGCTGGCAATTGGCGGGTGTGCTGGATGATTCAGCGATGGCTGCTGCCTGCCTGCATAGGAGCGGCACTTTGGCTGAGGTGCTGCCACTCTGTGCGAAACTTGCGGATGGAAGAAGAAGGCGTATAGGCGTATAGGATCCAAGTTAACCCGAGGAACCCAAAGTTAGGAAATTTGTATAcgtttattcaatttaaagtgccctttattcaatttaaagtgGTTCCGATATCAGACTCCTCGGACATGGACATGGATTTTACAAAGATATTTGTAGATACCCAAAATATGTCGTGGATCGATAACATTCATACCTACGagcataggtatgtatatagagATTCAGCCTATGAAAGCCGAATAAGTCTTGCGTGCTCGGTATCAAGGATTCCTTAATATCATCTAGTAGCAGATAATTATTGACGGACTTGTAACCTTTTGGTGAATCGAGTGGTATTGGGATCGTTTTCTGAGAGGATGGATTCTGCTTTGATCTTATGAGTTTCCAGGACCTTTATGATACATTCGACCCTGCCTTTCTTGATTGCTTTATCCTAAAGTTACATCACATACGTTTAATAGCCACTTGTTAaggaattttgtaaatatttatgggcTTTTAGCTTTATATTACGGACGTTTTAATTA
This genomic window contains:
- the Ntan1 gene encoding protein N-terminal asparagine amidohydrolase isoform X2 — encoded protein: MVLVLNGVLQDDCPMDTNSLFLQHPVYRDYAQQLLSIPRKSVGPVGLLYVGQREMAAAAPHDKNINIIGADDATTCIIVVVRHSGSGAVALAHFDGNGIDEAVCTMVARVQELAIGYPEGRIELQLIGGYRDPQGYGEEVFYSIMQSFHKHHLEIDLTQACVGELNTILRGDINYPIIYGVGVNIKTGEIFPATFLDRGPDRQLRDARNFMGAQSVLDIYDSSLGMLRIGPFNYDPLRGVDLWLSQTDEFLLQHLSTSPDVEPPHFTMQIRATIKFIQDNQFPAITVFRDNRPRYYQRDESTGCWTLVND
- the Ntan1 gene encoding protein N-terminal asparagine amidohydrolase isoform X1 — protein: MVLVLNGVLQDDCPMDTNSLFLQHPVYRDYAQQLLSIPRKSVGPVGLLYVGQREMAAAAPHDKNINIIGADDATTCIIVVVRHSGSGAVALAHFDGNGIDEAVCTMVARVQELAIGYPEGRIELQLIGGYRDPQGYGEEVFYSIMQSFHKHHLEIDLTQACVGELNTILRGDINYPIIYGVGVNIKTGEIFPATFLDRGPDRQLRDARNFMGAQSVLDIYDSSLGMLRIGPFNYDPLRGVDLWLSQTDEFLLQHLSTSPDVEPPHFTMQIRATIKFIQDNQFPAITVFRDNRPRYYQRDESTGCWTLVRYNYEYK